The nucleotide sequence CCGGACCGCCCCCCCACGCGCCGCAGGCGCCCTTTCGCGGACGCCAACGATATTCGCGCGAATATCGTTGGCGTCCGTGCATACCGTTGGCGTTTGCGCATACCTCTGGGTTTTCCGGGGCGGATCGACCTAAGTGGATTCCCATCCTCGCGACCGACGGTAACAATTAAATAACGGTTCACCGGAATGTGACCAATCGCCTATTCCGGCACGCATTTCCGTCAGTCCCGACGGCTGTACTAGAGGTATGGAAACGACGCCGGCAGCCGAGCTCGCGCGGTACCTCGACGGTACCGTGCAGGAACTCGCCCACGCCCACGTCGCCGGGCTGAGCTTCGCCGAGCAGGTCGAGATCCTCGACCTGCTCGCCGGCTTCGAGGACCGCGTCGCCGCCCTCCGATCCACCATCATCCGCGAAGCAGACCTCACCGCAGTGAAAAGCACCGACCTCGCCCCACTGATCCACGCCACCTCACGCGTCACCGCACGCGAAGCCGCCGCACAGGTCCGCCTCGCCAAAGACCTCGACAACTACCCCCTGCTCCGACAGGCCTGGACCGACGGTGACCTCTCCCAGGCCCAGCTCCGCGGCATCATCCGCGGCCTACGCCGCATCCCCATCACGCTCGGCCCCGCCCAGCTCGACACCGCGCAGCAGGAACTCCTGCAGTGGCACGACCAGCTCGACCCCCAGGCCTACGAACACCTCGGCACCCTCCTCGACCCCCACGCCGCCGACCAGGCCGAAGCCCGCAAGATCGAACTCGACGCCCGCACCGCCCACGCCACCCGCGAACTCCTCATCGCCGACGACCACGCCGGCTCCACCCTCATCCACGGCCGCGTCCCCCGCGCCATCGGCGAAACCTTCCGCGCCCAGCTCGACGCACTCATCCCCACCGCCCAGTCCTACGCCGACGCCGGCGAGCCCGTCCCCTCCATGGCCGCCCGCCGAGCCGACGCCCTCGAAGAATGGACCGCCCGACTCGCCGGAGACCACACCCTCCCCTCCAACGCCGGCGACCGGCCCGTGATCTACCTCACCATGACCGCCACCGAAGCCGAGAACCGCGAAACCCAGGCCACGCTCATCAACACCGGCGAACAGCTCTCCGCAGCCGAGACCCGCCGGCTCGCCTGCGACGCCCGCTTCGCCCGCCTCGTCCTGAACGCCGACGGCGCCCCCCTCGACCTCGGCCAGACCAGACGCCTCTTCACCGGCCCACTACGCCGAGCCCTCGCCGCCCGCGACCGCGGCTGCGCCTTCCCAGGCTGCGACGCACCCCCCATCGCCTGCGAAGGACACCACATCAACCCCTGGCAGAACGGAGGAGAAACGAAACTCACCAACGCCGCCCTCCTCTGCCCCGCCCACCACCGACTCGTCGAACCCGACCCCGCCAGACCACCCGAACTCCAATGGCAGGTCCACCTCGACCCCGACACCCTGCTCCCCGTCTTCACCCCACCCACCACCATGCCCGGCAACAGACAACCACGCATCCACCACCGCTACCTGCTCCATTCGCCACGCCTGAGAACGGCAGCCACGCCCTGCGAATCCGTCACGTCTGACAGGTGCTGTTCCCCCGCGGATGGCAGACGTCTGCCCACACTGGGGCCTTGAACGTTCCCACCATTGGAGTGCCGTAGCCTGGGCCACATGGCCCAGACTGGGAAGAACTGGGATGACGCCGAGATCGCCGCCATCGTCGAGAGTTACTTCGGGATGCTCCGCGCCGAACTGCGGGGTGACCACTACGTCAAGCTGCGCGAGAATGAGCGCCTCCAGTCACTGACCTCACGCAGCCACGGTTCCATCGAATTCGAGTACCAGAACATCAGCGCCGCCCTCGAAGCACGACGGCTGGTGTCCATCGACGGGTACAAGCCACTCATGAACCGCCAATCGGCGCTCGATA is from Tessaracoccus palaemonis and encodes:
- a CDS encoding HNH endonuclease signature motif containing protein; the protein is METTPAAELARYLDGTVQELAHAHVAGLSFAEQVEILDLLAGFEDRVAALRSTIIREADLTAVKSTDLAPLIHATSRVTAREAAAQVRLAKDLDNYPLLRQAWTDGDLSQAQLRGIIRGLRRIPITLGPAQLDTAQQELLQWHDQLDPQAYEHLGTLLDPHAADQAEARKIELDARTAHATRELLIADDHAGSTLIHGRVPRAIGETFRAQLDALIPTAQSYADAGEPVPSMAARRADALEEWTARLAGDHTLPSNAGDRPVIYLTMTATEAENRETQATLINTGEQLSAAETRRLACDARFARLVLNADGAPLDLGQTRRLFTGPLRRALAARDRGCAFPGCDAPPIACEGHHINPWQNGGETKLTNAALLCPAHHRLVEPDPARPPELQWQVHLDPDTLLPVFTPPTTMPGNRQPRIHHRYLLHSPRLRTAATPCESVTSDRCCSPADGRRLPTLGP